From one Montipora capricornis isolate CH-2021 chromosome 10, ASM3666992v2, whole genome shotgun sequence genomic stretch:
- the LOC138021990 gene encoding uncharacterized protein isoform X1 — protein sequence MTTIQKLHERATMALTSQLATEASVHRVLSRRTSQNSSSTLVIPEMQAVDFCRSEPRLVELEQQLYSLANGTGNLQSTKDNCLSLLLHCDNISEVFKVFCSCSWMDRFADPVISGFFYQLSSIQQDGNTAHLLLAELEKSCEQLLKILTHLEVPNMLQLNVVCLLCNLSRLSNLPKSHLDAVKSYMEEIARALWPYSRPSAPDLWSSEAFCDAQCDVLKACGKSLKEKCPVNTERTLHKINGKLISGDISQYARFRLLEIQELCFSGWEVSKPTLSYYKAVYQKLKNQSGKNVAVITDCTTRNGYNRINSFQESSVQTIGKAAAVLRISEDELRQSCENLHEPIVCRDVVAEERILMVDHRSGPSVHRIELSAEPVASSNRINKDFKNKDLKNEDCIQPEMKTREEASANSQRSIKGMIETKTQPCVEGVEECTLINVSQELNDTIEKRASSPCSSDNSDEVFPSKLVPGRGRPAMFRGDFTKPRRPFKSDSSSSSVYNESHEPRTALLSDSSVIHVSVESSINTFQPLKVETSLDINHTDGDFKMKANSIEAISGLADADATKAVAEVGGMNSTCSSDKDLGVSCTDNWRRTPTSALGECTSHTNNTTSESVENWRERKSYSFSGSQKNRSQNENWRENKSLSLDETVQNVKSALTSYGQAKRFSLGDVKMERQDSEETGKGSPRGGFGLPKQASQELEGALSDEQHQAPKCEKVEVQLSEDESQDLRWWRLAEIQNDTGCKLVHDKENFTIVIEGDPLQCKAAKTRVYSVVAALQEEFGALVPLSSEILEHLQTEGRNMLADRLALCTAANVKMINDAQLFISGHRNCVHNAKQHLAKIKVMLKYSDDPDVASISQQDFGEDDIERVNRLFAALEERPRRFRQTDNSNDKQETPSEGSLSREFLVSCASNPLAQNRPSDLSLERNEDWVTAIVLDNVKRGERDLFTQKKGFGFHSERHPSVEAS from the exons ATGACAACTATTCAGAA GTTACATGAGAGAGCTACTATGGCTTTGACATCACAGTTAGCAACTGAAGCAAGTGTTCACAGAGTTCTCTCAAGACGAACTTCTCAAAATTCCTCATCTACTCTCGTCATTCCAGAAATGCAAGCAGTTGATTTTTGCCGCAGTGAACCCAGGCTGGTTGAACTAGAGCAACAGCTTTATTCTCTAGCAAATGGCACTGGCAACTTGCAGAGTACAAAAGACAACTGTTTGTCATTGTTGCTTCACTGTGATAATATAAGTGAggttttcaaagtgttctgTTCTTGCAGCTGGATGGACAGATTTGCAGATCCGGTGATCTCAGGATTCTTCTACCAACTCAGCAGCATTCAACAAGATGGTAACACTGCACACTTATTGCTGGCGGAATTAGAGAAGTCATGCGAACAGTTACTTAAGATATTAACTCATCTTGAAGTTCCCAACATGCTGCAACTAAACGTTGTCTGTCTTCTCTGCAATCTTAGCAGACTGAGCAACCTCCCTAAGTCTCATCTTGATGCTGTAAAAAGTTACATGGAAGAAATTGCACGGGCCTTGTGGCCTTATAGTCGACCTTCAGCCCCTGATTTGTGGAGCAGTGAAGCCTTTTGTGATGCCCAGTGTGATGTTCTCAAAGCCTGTGGTAAATCTCTTAAAGAGAAGTGCCCAGTCAATACAGAAAGAACACTTCATAAGATCAATGGGAAGCTAATTTCTGGTGATATCTCGCAGTATGCCAGGTTTCGGTTGCTTGAAATTCAGGAATTGTGCTTTTCAGGATGGGAAGTTTCTAAGCCAACTTTGAGTTATTACAAGGCAGTTTACCAGAAG TTGAAGAACCAGTCTGGAAAGAATGTTGCGGTCATTACTGATTGTACGACAAGGAATGGCTATAATAGGATAAATTCTTTTCAAGAAAGCAGTGTTCAAACTATCGGCAAAGCCGCGGCAGTACTTAGGATAAGTGAGGATGAATTAAGACAGTCCTGCGAGAACTTGCACGAGCCTATTGTGTGTAGAGATGTAGTTGCTGAAGAGAGGATTTTAATGGTTGATCATCGATCAGGTCCATCTGTACATCGTATTGAACTTTCTGCAGAACCAGTGGCAAGTTCCAACAGGATTAACAAGGACTTTAAGAACAAGGATTTGAAAAATGAGGATTGCATTCAGCCTGAAATGAAGACAAGAGAGGAAGCTTCTGCAAACAGCCAAAGGTCTATTAAGGGAATGATAGAAACAAAAACACAGCCTTGTGTGGAGGGAGTAGAGGAATGTACCTTGATAAATGTTTCTCAAGAATTGAATGACACTATCGAAAAACGTGCATCCTCTCCATGCTCTTCCGATAATTCTGATGAAGTTTTTCCAAGCAAACTAGTGCCAGGAAGGGGGAGGCCAGCAATGTTCAGGGGTGACTTCACCAAACCAAGGCGTCCATTTAAGAGTGACTCATCTTCATCCTCTGTTTATAATGAGAGCCATGAACCAAGGACAGCATTATTGTCAGACAGCAGTGTAATTCATGTCTCTGTTGAATCATCAATAAACACCTTTCAGCCACTGAAAGTGGAAACCTCATTAGATATCAATCACACTGATGGTGATTTTAAGATGAAAGCAAATTCCATTGAGGCTATATCAGGATTGGCTGATGCTGATGCAACCAAGGCAGTTGCTGAAGTAGGTGGTATGAACAGTACATGTAGTTCTGACAAGGACCTTGGTGTTTCTTGTACAGATAATTGGAGAAGAACACCAACTTCAGCTTTAGGAGAGTGCACAAGCCACACTAACAATACTACTTCTGAATCAGTTGAAAACTGGAGAGAGAGAAAAAGTTATAGTTTCTCAGGGTCTCAGAAAAACAGGTCACAAAATGAGAACTGGCGCGAAAATAAATCCTTGAGTCTTGATGAGACAGTACAAAATGTGAAATCTGCTCTGACATCGTATGGGCAGGCTAAGCGGTTCAGCCTTGGGGATGTTAAGATGGAGAGACAGGATTCTGAGGAGACAG gAAAAGGGTCTCCTAGAGGTGGTTTTGGACTTCCCAAGCAAGCAAGTCAGGAGCTTGAAGGGGCCTTGAG TGATGAGCAGCACCAGGCTCCTAAATGCGAGAAAGTCGAGGTACAACTGAGTGAGGATGAAAGCCAAG atctTCGATGGTGGAGATTAGCTGAAATTCAG AACGACACTGGATGCAAGTTGGTTCATGATAAAGAAAACTTTACAATTGTTATAGAGGGAGATCCTCTGCAGTGCAAG GCTGCTAAAACGAGAGTTTACAGTGTTGTTGCGGCTCTTCAAGAGGAATTT GGTGCACTAGTGCCACTGTCAAGTGAAATTCTGGAACATCTTCAAACAGAGGGACGGAATATGCTAGCTGATCGACTTGCCTTGTGTACCGCGGCCAATGTCAAAATGATCAATG ATGCACAGCTATTCATATCAGGTCACCGCAACTGTGTCCATAATGCCAAGCAGCACCTGGCCAAGATCAAAGTCATG CTCAAGTACTCGGACGATCCGGATGTGGCAAGTATAAGTCAGCAAGATTTTGGTGAAGATGACATCGAAAGAGTCAACAGACTATTTGCGGCATTGGAAGAAAGGCCCAGAAGGTTCCGTCAAACAG
- the LOC138021990 gene encoding uncharacterized protein isoform X2, with protein sequence MALTSQLATEASVHRVLSRRTSQNSSSTLVIPEMQAVDFCRSEPRLVELEQQLYSLANGTGNLQSTKDNCLSLLLHCDNISEVFKVFCSCSWMDRFADPVISGFFYQLSSIQQDGNTAHLLLAELEKSCEQLLKILTHLEVPNMLQLNVVCLLCNLSRLSNLPKSHLDAVKSYMEEIARALWPYSRPSAPDLWSSEAFCDAQCDVLKACGKSLKEKCPVNTERTLHKINGKLISGDISQYARFRLLEIQELCFSGWEVSKPTLSYYKAVYQKLKNQSGKNVAVITDCTTRNGYNRINSFQESSVQTIGKAAAVLRISEDELRQSCENLHEPIVCRDVVAEERILMVDHRSGPSVHRIELSAEPVASSNRINKDFKNKDLKNEDCIQPEMKTREEASANSQRSIKGMIETKTQPCVEGVEECTLINVSQELNDTIEKRASSPCSSDNSDEVFPSKLVPGRGRPAMFRGDFTKPRRPFKSDSSSSSVYNESHEPRTALLSDSSVIHVSVESSINTFQPLKVETSLDINHTDGDFKMKANSIEAISGLADADATKAVAEVGGMNSTCSSDKDLGVSCTDNWRRTPTSALGECTSHTNNTTSESVENWRERKSYSFSGSQKNRSQNENWRENKSLSLDETVQNVKSALTSYGQAKRFSLGDVKMERQDSEETGKGSPRGGFGLPKQASQELEGALSDEQHQAPKCEKVEVQLSEDESQDLRWWRLAEIQNDTGCKLVHDKENFTIVIEGDPLQCKAAKTRVYSVVAALQEEFGALVPLSSEILEHLQTEGRNMLADRLALCTAANVKMINDAQLFISGHRNCVHNAKQHLAKIKVMLKYSDDPDVASISQQDFGEDDIERVNRLFAALEERPRRFRQTDNSNDKQETPSEGSLSREFLVSCASNPLAQNRPSDLSLERNEDWVTAIVLDNVKRGERDLFTQKKGFGFHSERHPSVEAS encoded by the exons ATGGCTTTGACATCACAGTTAGCAACTGAAGCAAGTGTTCACAGAGTTCTCTCAAGACGAACTTCTCAAAATTCCTCATCTACTCTCGTCATTCCAGAAATGCAAGCAGTTGATTTTTGCCGCAGTGAACCCAGGCTGGTTGAACTAGAGCAACAGCTTTATTCTCTAGCAAATGGCACTGGCAACTTGCAGAGTACAAAAGACAACTGTTTGTCATTGTTGCTTCACTGTGATAATATAAGTGAggttttcaaagtgttctgTTCTTGCAGCTGGATGGACAGATTTGCAGATCCGGTGATCTCAGGATTCTTCTACCAACTCAGCAGCATTCAACAAGATGGTAACACTGCACACTTATTGCTGGCGGAATTAGAGAAGTCATGCGAACAGTTACTTAAGATATTAACTCATCTTGAAGTTCCCAACATGCTGCAACTAAACGTTGTCTGTCTTCTCTGCAATCTTAGCAGACTGAGCAACCTCCCTAAGTCTCATCTTGATGCTGTAAAAAGTTACATGGAAGAAATTGCACGGGCCTTGTGGCCTTATAGTCGACCTTCAGCCCCTGATTTGTGGAGCAGTGAAGCCTTTTGTGATGCCCAGTGTGATGTTCTCAAAGCCTGTGGTAAATCTCTTAAAGAGAAGTGCCCAGTCAATACAGAAAGAACACTTCATAAGATCAATGGGAAGCTAATTTCTGGTGATATCTCGCAGTATGCCAGGTTTCGGTTGCTTGAAATTCAGGAATTGTGCTTTTCAGGATGGGAAGTTTCTAAGCCAACTTTGAGTTATTACAAGGCAGTTTACCAGAAG TTGAAGAACCAGTCTGGAAAGAATGTTGCGGTCATTACTGATTGTACGACAAGGAATGGCTATAATAGGATAAATTCTTTTCAAGAAAGCAGTGTTCAAACTATCGGCAAAGCCGCGGCAGTACTTAGGATAAGTGAGGATGAATTAAGACAGTCCTGCGAGAACTTGCACGAGCCTATTGTGTGTAGAGATGTAGTTGCTGAAGAGAGGATTTTAATGGTTGATCATCGATCAGGTCCATCTGTACATCGTATTGAACTTTCTGCAGAACCAGTGGCAAGTTCCAACAGGATTAACAAGGACTTTAAGAACAAGGATTTGAAAAATGAGGATTGCATTCAGCCTGAAATGAAGACAAGAGAGGAAGCTTCTGCAAACAGCCAAAGGTCTATTAAGGGAATGATAGAAACAAAAACACAGCCTTGTGTGGAGGGAGTAGAGGAATGTACCTTGATAAATGTTTCTCAAGAATTGAATGACACTATCGAAAAACGTGCATCCTCTCCATGCTCTTCCGATAATTCTGATGAAGTTTTTCCAAGCAAACTAGTGCCAGGAAGGGGGAGGCCAGCAATGTTCAGGGGTGACTTCACCAAACCAAGGCGTCCATTTAAGAGTGACTCATCTTCATCCTCTGTTTATAATGAGAGCCATGAACCAAGGACAGCATTATTGTCAGACAGCAGTGTAATTCATGTCTCTGTTGAATCATCAATAAACACCTTTCAGCCACTGAAAGTGGAAACCTCATTAGATATCAATCACACTGATGGTGATTTTAAGATGAAAGCAAATTCCATTGAGGCTATATCAGGATTGGCTGATGCTGATGCAACCAAGGCAGTTGCTGAAGTAGGTGGTATGAACAGTACATGTAGTTCTGACAAGGACCTTGGTGTTTCTTGTACAGATAATTGGAGAAGAACACCAACTTCAGCTTTAGGAGAGTGCACAAGCCACACTAACAATACTACTTCTGAATCAGTTGAAAACTGGAGAGAGAGAAAAAGTTATAGTTTCTCAGGGTCTCAGAAAAACAGGTCACAAAATGAGAACTGGCGCGAAAATAAATCCTTGAGTCTTGATGAGACAGTACAAAATGTGAAATCTGCTCTGACATCGTATGGGCAGGCTAAGCGGTTCAGCCTTGGGGATGTTAAGATGGAGAGACAGGATTCTGAGGAGACAG gAAAAGGGTCTCCTAGAGGTGGTTTTGGACTTCCCAAGCAAGCAAGTCAGGAGCTTGAAGGGGCCTTGAG TGATGAGCAGCACCAGGCTCCTAAATGCGAGAAAGTCGAGGTACAACTGAGTGAGGATGAAAGCCAAG atctTCGATGGTGGAGATTAGCTGAAATTCAG AACGACACTGGATGCAAGTTGGTTCATGATAAAGAAAACTTTACAATTGTTATAGAGGGAGATCCTCTGCAGTGCAAG GCTGCTAAAACGAGAGTTTACAGTGTTGTTGCGGCTCTTCAAGAGGAATTT GGTGCACTAGTGCCACTGTCAAGTGAAATTCTGGAACATCTTCAAACAGAGGGACGGAATATGCTAGCTGATCGACTTGCCTTGTGTACCGCGGCCAATGTCAAAATGATCAATG ATGCACAGCTATTCATATCAGGTCACCGCAACTGTGTCCATAATGCCAAGCAGCACCTGGCCAAGATCAAAGTCATG CTCAAGTACTCGGACGATCCGGATGTGGCAAGTATAAGTCAGCAAGATTTTGGTGAAGATGACATCGAAAGAGTCAACAGACTATTTGCGGCATTGGAAGAAAGGCCCAGAAGGTTCCGTCAAACAG
- the LOC138020997 gene encoding uncharacterized protein: protein MTTIQKLHERATMALTSQLATEASVHRVLSRRTSQNSSSTLVIPEMQAVDFCRSEPRLVELEQQLYSLANGTGNLQSTKDNCLSLLLHCDNISEVFKVFCSCSWMDRFADPVISGFFYQLSSIQQDGNTAHLLLAELEKSCEQLLKILTHLEVPNMLQLNVVCLLCNLSRLSNLPKSHLDAVKSYMEEIARALWPYSRPSAPDLWSSEAFCDAQCDVLKACGKSLKEKCPVNTERTLHKINGKLISGDISQYARFRLLEIQELCFSGWEVSKPTLSYYKAVYQKLKNQPGKNVAVITDCTRRNGYNRINSFQESSVQSIGKAAAVLRISEDELRQSCENLHEPIVCRDVVAEERILMVDHRSGPSVHRIELSAEPVASSNRINRTLRTRI from the exons ATGACAACTATTCAGAA GTTACATGAGAGAGCTACTATGGCTTTGACATCACAGTTAGCAACTGAAGCAAGTGTTCACAGAGTTCTCTCAAGACGAACTTCTCAAAATTCCTCATCTACTCTCGTCATTCCAGAAATGCAAGCAGTTGATTTTTGCCGCAGTGAACCCAGGCTGGTTGAACTAGAGCAACAGCTTTATTCTCTAGCAAATGGCACTGGCAACTTGCAGAGTACAAAAGACAACTGTTTGTCATTGTTGCTTCACTGTGATAATATAAGTGAggttttcaaagtgttctgTTCTTGCAGCTGGATGGACAGATTTGCAGATCCGGTGATCTCAGGATTCTTCTACCAACTCAGCAGCATTCAACAAGATGGTAACACTGCACACTTATTGCTGGCGGAATTAGAGAAGTCATGCGAACAGTTACTTAAGATATTAACTCATCTTGAAGTTCCCAACATGCTGCAACTAAACGTTGTCTGTCTTCTCTGCAATCTTAGCAGACTGAGCAACCTCCCTAAGTCTCATCTTGATGCTGTAAAAAGTTACATGGAAGAAATTGCACGGGCCTTGTGGCCTTATAGTCGACCTTCAGCCCCTGATTTGTGGAGCAGTGAAGCCTTTTGTGATGCCCAGTGTGATGTTCTCAAAGCCTGTGGTAAATCTCTTAAAGAGAAGTGCCCAGTCAATACAGAAAGAACACTTCATAAGATCAATGGGAAGCTAATTTCTGGTGATATCTCGCAGTATGCCAGGTTTCGGTTGCTTGAAATTCAGGAATTGTGCTTTTCAGGATGGGAAGTTTCTAAGCCAACTTTGAGTTATTACAAGGCAGTTTACCAGAAG TTGAAGAACCAGCCTGGAAAGAATGTTGCGGTCATTACTGATTGTACAAGAAGGAATGGCTATAATAGGATAAATTCTTTTCAAGAAAGCAGTGTTCAAAGTATCGGCAAAGCTGCGGCAGTACTTAGGATAAGTGAGGATGAATTAAGACAGTCCTGCGAGAACTTGCACGAGCCTATTGTGTGTAGAGATGTAGTTGCTGAAGAGAGGATTTTAATGGTTGATCATCGATCAGGTCCATCTGTACATCGTATTGAACTTTCTGCAGAACCAGTAGCAAGTTCCAACAGGATTAACAGGACTTTAAGAACAAGGATTTGA